The following coding sequences are from one Neodiprion lecontei isolate iyNeoLeco1 chromosome 7, iyNeoLeco1.1, whole genome shotgun sequence window:
- the LOC107225914 gene encoding glutamate receptor ionotropic, kainate 2-like — protein MLIELILMVFLPSGIFGFGKTVIVGGLFEEDDLTATAFRLSSRVLNDERHGNPELPNQFVEAQIITVNNDPYDVSQSVCALANTGVAAIFGPSNKVTARHVQNMCDTMEIPHIEARWDSRQIRGNGLLNMYPYSYTLSKIYLQLAEDFEWKTFTILYESTENLIRMHDLLKRWDRRGYTVTVRQLPEGPNYRQVLREVKMSGDPNIVLDCSIDILSEVLKQAQQVGLISDKHSFIIASLDLSTINLEPYQHGGTNLTGLRLIDPDDPVVIDTFEKHASEWGVEGPSQLTTEAALIYDSVQVFGRALKQLDDAIVADTKTSLCQNVDSWEHGSSLMNIMRSIESTGMTGLIKFDSSGYRSNFKLDLVRLDLDGLHKIGTWNKTQGISYIPKQPLFDPTAELSLRNKTFLVLIAITPPYGMLKESAREEIGNERFEGFGIDIIHELAKILGFKYIFEVQTDNVYGSKNSQTGEWNGMIKKIMEDKADLAITDLTITADRQEAVDFTMPFMNLGISILFRKPTPMGSSLFSFLMPFSNEVWMYLLGTYLVVSLLFFVAGRLCPAEWNNPYPCIEEPEELENQFSLKNAFWFTIGAIMQQGSEIAPIGMSTRMMAGSWWFFTLIIVSSYTANLAVFLVVESKQTLIKNAGDLLNNSHGIKYGAKVSGSTTDFFKATTDPIYSALNDYMQKNKKEVMPGTNDAGVQKVMHEKYAFFMESSTILYEAERKCNITQINGLLDAKGYGIAMKKNSPYRNSLSTGILKLQETGVLKELENKWWKQKRGGGACEEKSGGTSDAKPLGVANVGGVFLVLAVGVALSCIYTACELLWAVGCTSIKENVSFVDEIKEELKFVVKCSATTKPVRRRKASSHSNQSNGEDSNGASTPPYGFVPTVITTSPEEK, from the exons GCGGATTATTCGAGGAGGATGATTTGACGGCAACTGCGTTTAGGTTGTCCAGCCGAGTGTTGAACGATGAAAGGCACGGAAATCCCGAGCTGCCAAACCAGTTTGTCGAAGCGCAGATAATCACCGTTAATAATGATCCCTATGACGTGTCACAATCCG TCTGTGCCTTGGCCAATACGGGGGTTGCAGCGATTTTCGGTCCAAGTAATAAAGTTACCGCCAGACACGTGCAGAACATGTGCGACACGATGGAGATTCCTCACATTGAAGCGAGGTGGGATTCTCGACAGATACGGGGAAACGGACTGCTCAACATGTATCCGTATTCGTATACTTTGTCCAAG ATATACCTGCAGCTTGCTGAGGATTTTGAGTGGAAGACATTTACGATACTCTACGAAAGCACCGAGAACCTGATTCGGATGCACGATCTTCTGAAGAGATGGGATCGCCGGGGATACACAGTGACTGTAAGGCAGCTGCCCGAAGGACCGAATTACAG GCAAGTTCTGAGAGAGGTCAAAATGTCTGGAGACCCGAACATAGTATTGGATTGCTCAATAGACATACTGTCAGAAGTTTTGAAGCAGGCTCAACAAGTTGGCTTAATATCGGACAAGCACAGCTTCATAATCGCGTCGttg GACTTGTCCACCATCAACCTCGAGCCCTACCAACATGGTGGAACAAATTTGACGGGATTACGTTTGATAGATCCCGACGATCCCGTGGTCATCGATACCTTTGAGAAACACGCATCGGAATGGGGTGTGGAAGGTCCATCTCAGCTCACCACAGAGGCGGCCCTAATTTACGACAGTGTCCAAGTTTTTGGAAGAGCCCTGAAACAGCTTGACGATGCCATTGTGGCTGACACGAAAACTTCCCTGTGTCAAAACGTCGATAGCTGGGAGCACGGATCCAGTTTGATGAACATCATGAGATCG ATCGAGTCGACAGGAATGACTGGGCTGATAAAGTTCGACTCGTCCGGCTACCGAAGCAACTTCAAACTGGACTTGGTACGCCTGGACCTGGACGGACTGCATAAGATCGGGACGTGGAACAAGACGCAAGGGATCAGTTACATCCCGAAACAGCCACTATTCGATCCGACGGCCGAGCTCAGTCTTCGTAACAAGACGTTCCTTGTCCTCATAGCCATA ACCCCGCCCTACGGAAtgctgaaggaatcagcgagGGAGGAAATCGGAAATGAGAGGTTTGAGGGTTTTGGGATCGACATAATTCACGAGCTTGCTAAAATTCTGGGCTTCAAATACATCTTTGAGGTCCAAACCGACAACGTTTATGGTTCGAAGAATTCTCAAACTGGAGAATGGAATGGCATGATAAAGAAGATCATGGAAGAC AAAGCGGACTTGGCTATCACTGATCTCACAATCACGGCCGATCGTCAAGAAGCCGTAGACTTCACGATGCCTTTCATGAACTTGG GGATCAGCATTCTATTCAGGAAACCAACGCCCATGGGATCCAGCCTCTTTTCTTTCTTGATGCCATTCTCGAACGAAGTTTGGATGTACCTGCTGGGCACGTACCTTGTCGTCTCCCTGCTTTTCTTCGTCGCCGGTCGCTTGTGTCCGGCTGAATGGAACAATCCCTATCCCTGCATCGAGGAACCCGAGGAACTGGAGAACCAGTTCAGTCTGAAGAACGCCTTCTGGTTCACCATCGGTGCCATCATGCAGCAAGGGTCAGAAATCGCTCCAAT AGGCATGTCGACTCGTATGATGGCCGGTTCCTGGTGGTTCTTCACGCTGATTATAGTCTCCTCTTACACTGCTAATTTGGCGGTATTTTTGGTCGTTGAATCGAAGCAAACCCTTATCAAGAACGCCGGTGATTTGCTCAACAATTCACATGGTATCAAATACGGAGCAAAAGTGAGTGGCTCTACCACAGATTTCTTTAAG GCCACGACAGATCCGATTTACTCCGCATTGAACGATTACatgcaaaaaaataagaaagaagtAATGCCAGGCACGAATGATGCGGGTGTGCAGAAAGTTATGCATGAAAAGTACGCCTTCTTCATGGAATCGTCAACGATTCTTTACGAAGCGGAAAGGAAGTGCAATATCACCCAGATCAACGGTTTACTTGACGCAAAAGGCTACGGTATTGCAATGAAGAAAA ATTCACCGTACAGAAATTCCCTCAGCACTGGCATATTGAAACTCCAGGAAACGGGGGTCCTTAAGGAATTGGAGAATAAATGGTGGAAGCAGAAAAGAGGGGGCGGCGCGTGCGAA GAAAAGAGCGGAGGAACCTCAGATGCCAAACCTTTGGGTGTGGCTAACGTTGGAGGCGTTTTCCTCGTTCTGGCAGTCGGCGTGGCTTTGTCCTGCATCTACACAGCTTGCGAACTGCTTTGGGCAGTGGGTTGCACATCGATAAAAGAGAAT GTTTCCTTTGTCGATGAGATCAAGGAGGAGCTGAAGTTCGTCGTGAAGTGCAGCGCCACGACTAAGCCGGTAAGACGAAGAAAGGCTAGCTCGCATTCTAATCAGAGCAACGGAGAAGACAGCAATGGAGCCAGCACTCCGCCTTACGGCTTTGTACCCACGGTCATCACTACTTCACCAGAAGAAAAGTAG
- the LOC107217683 gene encoding glutamate receptor ionotropic, kainate 2-like, translating into MLIVLISIAFLPSGIFGFGKTVTVGGLFEDDDLTATAFRLSANVLNNERHGNSKFSEQFIYAQMITVNNDTYDVSQDVCELANNGVAAIFGPRDKIAAKHVQSMCDTMEIPHIVARWDPRQTRGNGVLNMYPYSQTLSRIYLQLAQDFEWKTFTILYESTENLIRMHELLKRWNRRGHTVTVRQLPKGPNYRKVLEQIKKSGDPNVVVDCSIDVLPDVLKQAQQVGLMSDRHSFIIASLDLSTIDLEPYQHGGTKFVGLRLVDPDHPVVIDTFEKHASEWGVEDPSQLTAEVALIYDSVQVFGRALKQLDDAIVADTKTSLCQNVDSWEHGSSLMNIMRSIESTGMTGLIKFDSSGYRSNFKLDLVGLDLDGLHKIGTWNTTCGINYIPKPSLTDHTVELNLRNKTFIILIAMTPPYGMLKDSAKEETGNDRYEGFGIDIIQELSKLLGFNYTFEVQADDVYGSKHPVTKKWNGMIKKIMEDRADLAITDFTITAERQEAVDFTMPFMNLGISVLFRKPKPAGSSLFAFLMPFSKEVWMYLMGTYLVVSLCFFIAARLCPAEWSNPYPCIEEPEELENQFTFKNAFWFTIGSIMQQGSDVAPIGLSTRMMGGFWGLFIMIIVSSYIANLAVFLVVESKPVLIKTAEDLFNNPHGIKYGAKGSGSTIDFFKASTHPVLKEMKEYMVKNKKELLPSSNNEGVRKVMQENYAFFMESSTIKYEAERKCNITQVGGLLDAKGYGIAMKKHSPYRNAKSTGILKLQETGVLKELENKWWKQKRGGGACEEKKGGTSDAKPLGVDNVGGVFLVLITGIALSGVYTACELLWAVGCTSIKENVSFVDEMREELKFAVKFGASSKPVRRRKPSSRSNRSKEDDVNGASTPPWGLGSTIITVASEDDRLHL; encoded by the exons ATGCTGATCGTGTTGATCTCGATCGCATTTTTACCATCAGGTATTTTCGGATTCGGAAAAACGGTTACAGTAG GTGGATTATTCGAAGATGACGATTTAACGGCAACTGCGTTTAGGCTGTCCGCCAATGTTTTGAACAATGAGAGACAcggaaattccaaattttccgaGCAGTTTATTTACGCCCAGATGATCACCGTAAATAATGATACGTACGACGTTTCGCAGGATG TCTGCGAGCTTGCGAACAACGGAGTGGCTGCAATTTTTGGTCCTCGTGACAAGATCGCAGCAAAACACGTGCAAAGCATGTGCGACACGATGGAAATTCCTCACATCGTAGCGAGATGGGACCCTCGACAAACGCGGGGAAACGGTGTGCTCAACATGTATCCATATTCGCAAACTTTGTCGAGG ATATACCTCCAACTTGCTCAGGATTTTGAATGGAAGACATTCACCATACTCTACGAAAGTACCGAGAATCTCATTCGGATGCACGAACTTCTGAAGAGATGGAATCGCAGGGGACACACGGTCACTGTCAGGCAGCTACCCAAAGGACCGAATTACAG GAAAGTTCTGGAACAGATCAAAAAGTCCGGAGACCCGAATGTAGTGGTGGATTGCTCGATTGACGTACTGCCGGATGTTTTGAAGCAGGCTCAACAAGTTGGCTTGATGTCGGACAGGCACAGCTTCATAATCGCGTCGTTG GACCTTTCCACCATTGACCTCGAGCCCTACCAACATGGTGGAACAAAGTTCGTCGGTTTACGTCTGGTAGACCCCGACCATCCCGTGGTCATCGATACCTTTGAGAAACACGCATCGGAATGGGGTGTGGAAGATCCATCTCAGCTCACCGCAGAGGTGGCCCTAATTTACGACAGTGTCCAAGTTTTTGGAAGAGCCCTGAAACAGCTTGACGATGCCATTGTGGCTGACACGAAAACTTCCCTGTGTCAAAACGTCGATAGCTGGGAGCACGGATCCAGTTTGATGAACATCATGAGATCG ATCGAGTCGACAGGAATGACTGGGCTGATAAAGTTCGACTCGTCCGGCTACCGGAGCAACTTCAAACTGGACTTGGTAGGCCTGGACCTGGACGGACTGCACAAGATCGGGACGTGGAACACGACATGTGGGATTAATTACATCCCGAAACCATCGCTGACCGATCACACGGTCGAACTGAATCTCCGTAACAAAACGTTTATCATTCTCATAGCGATG ACGCCACCCTACGGAATGCTGAAGGACTCAGCGAAGGAGGAAACTGGAAACGACAGGTACGAGGGTTTCGGTATCGACATCATCCAGGAGCTTTCAAAACTTCTGGGTTTCAACTATACATTCGAGGTTCAAGCTGACGATGTTTACGGCTCGAAGCATCCCGTAACCAAAAAGTGGAATGGCATGATAAAGAAGATCATGGAAGAC CGGGCTGACCTAGCCATTACTGATTTCACAATCACGGCCGAGCGCCAAGAGGCCGTGGACTTCACCATGCCTTTTATGAATCTGG GGATCAGCGTTCTATTCAGGAAACCGAAGCCGGCCGGATCCAGTCTCTTCGCTTTCCTGATGCCCTTCTCGAAGGAGGTCTGGATGTACCTGATGGGCACCTACCTCGTCGTCTCCCTGTGTTTCTTCATCGCCGCTCGCCTCTGTCCCGCCGAATGGAGCAATCCGTATCCCTGCATCGAGGAACCTGAGGAACTGGAGAACCAATTCACTTTCAAGAACGCCTTCTGGTTCACCATTGGCTCTATCATGCAGCAAGGATCCGATGTAGCTCCCAT AGGTCTCTCAACCCGCATGATGGGCGGTTTTTGGGGGTTATTTATCATGATCATCGTCTCCTCGTACATTGCTAATTTGGCGGTATTCTTGGTCGTTGAATCAAAGCCAGTGCTGATCAAAACCGCCGAAGATTTGTTCAACAATCCACACGGCATTAAATACGGAGCAAAAGGGAGCGGCTccacaatcgatttcttcaAG GCCTCGACACATCCCGTCTTGAAAGAAATGAAGGAGTACATGGTAAAGAACAAGAAGGAATTACTGCCATCATCGAATAATGAAGGAGTGCGGAAGGTCATGCAGGAGAATTACGCCTTCTTCATGGAGTCGTCGACGATTAAGTACGAAGCGGAAAGGAAGTGCAACATTACCCAAGTTGGAGGCCTACTCGACGCAAAAGGCTACGGTATCGCCATGAAGAAGC ATTCGCCTTACCGGAACGCTAAAAGTACCGGCATATTGAAACTCCAGGAAACGGGGGTCCTTAAGGAATTGGAGAATAAATGGTGGAAGCAGAAAAGAGGGGGCGGTGCGTGCGAG GAAAAGAAGGGCGGAACCTCAGACGCGAAGCCCTTGGGTGTAGACAACGTTGGAGGCGTTTTCCTCGTCCTGATAACCGGCATTGCTTTGTCCGGCGTCTACACGGCCTGCGAACTGCTTTGGGCGGTTGGCTGCACATCGATAAAAGAGAAC GTTTCATTCGTGGATGAGATGAGGGAGGAGCTGAAGTTCGCGGTGAAGTTTGGCGCCTCGAGTAAGCCGGTCAGACGAAGGAAGCCAAGTTCACGTTCCAATCGGAGCAAGGAAGATGACGTCAATGGAGCAAGCACTCCACCCTGGGGTTTGGGGTCGACGATTATCACCGTTGCATCGGAAGACGATCGACTCCACCTTTGA